DNA sequence from the Labrus bergylta chromosome 13, fLabBer1.1, whole genome shotgun sequence genome:
tttattttaatgtttttgtgtgttataGTTCAATGAACGAGGTGGTACACACCTCTCCGACAATTGGAAGCAACGTGGAAGAGATTGTGGTAAACAACACCCATTTTCTGATGTGGGACATTGGGGGCCAGGAGTCTCTTAGGTCATCGTGGAATACATACTACACGAACACAGAGGTAACAGTTACAGCTGTTTCTCAGCTTAGCTGGAATAACATCAGTGAATTTACCAGGATGAAATATGTTGCATATGTTATTGCAGATATGTTGAGCAACATGCTAAAGAAATAACAGTTACTGCAGATATAGTGCATGTTTACCAATAGGTGTGGAGAAATCTCAGTGCAGAAAATGCAAGAGTAAGTTATAGAATAGAGTAagttatagaatagaattactttattgattccaAACTGGGAAAAAGTTAGAGGCAATGCAGAGGTCAATTTAAgttaaagcagaagctgtgtAACCGTTACTTAGTATCCTCACCTAATTTTGACTAGTTCATTATCAGAttccaaaatgtaaaagtcaCTCAATGCTTATCTTTCTTATCAACCAAAACAATTTTTCAAAGTGtacaaaaaatgtctttgtgaaaaaatatgaattttccCTATTTTCTGTCACAGCAAAAaatattgtttctgtttttggaaGAATCTCACATCATAATGCAGTCAAGTGTGACTATAGTCCTCCATATTGACAAAGTTTGGACGTAGTTTTATTTTACTAATCAGCTTTGttccctcttctttttctttcctagTTTGTTATTGTTGTGGTAGAcagcacagacagagaaaggatCTCAGTGACCAAAGAGGAGCTCTACAGAATGCTAGCACATGAAGTGAGTGACAACAGTTTCtgtattacattattattattatatttgaaAGAGTCTacatttctctcttcttttgtctcTATCTGCCCTTTAGGATTTAAGAAAGGCAGGATTGTTGATCTTTGCCAACAAGCAGGACGTGAAGGGTTGCATGTCTGTGGCTGAGATCTCCCAGAGCCTCCAGCTTACCTCTGTGAAAGACCACCAGTGGCACATCCAGGCCTGCTGCGCCCTCACTGGGGAGGGGTAAGAACTGCATTTACTACACAtcctgttaaaaatgaaacttGTTCATGCAAATTCAGTGCACTTacattgtgctttttttttaggaaaggTGTTACTTCCATTTTAGTTCGATAACAGTTGACATATAAAACCTAAATCTTAATGcctgtgtttctgctcttgtcctcctctcctccacatcCCCATTCCTCTCCATCGTCTTGTTTACCTCCAGGTTGTGCCAGGGTCTCGAGTGGATGATGTCACGGCTGCGTGTGAGATGATGACCTTGGACTTTGATCCAGAGTGCgccctttctttgttttctcagcCTCCAGACATGAGCTTGAAACAAGTGTGAGGGGGTCGGGTCAGTTTGTGGATGGCTGTTCTCCTCATTCCTGTGATGCTGACGTGGGCAGGCTGCTGCCGGGGACTTTATATTCTTCTGTgataatttattttacaaaagacgtctacgaacaaaaaaaacaaaaacgtgaCCTTTCCAGAAGAACATTGGACTACACAAGAGACTCaaatttatttaaactgataTTTCTTGCACGGTTTTCTTTACAGCATTACACAGAAGTCAGCAAAGTGTCTGACTTGGAACTGTACTTGGACTCCTTCTTCTTCGGCTGTGTGTGAGTCTTGCCCACCGTGGCCTTGCAGTATTGCCGGACTGGCTGTGGCGGTTTTTAATGCCCCTCCCTGTGTGTACAGTCCAGTATTCTCTTAACGTGGTGCCTGCAGCAGAATGTTCAAGCTATGATGGTTGATGGTGACTGAAAGCTGCAGAAAGGGGGGCAAAATCATAATATGCCCCCTTCCCTTCAGTCTCTATGAATAATCagtgaaataaaagtgtttttatctgtttcagGTGAATCTCAGCTTGTCATGAGTGAGTATTATTTCAAGGTGATCAACTACGTTCTCCTGTATCATTTACTTTGCCCCAGGGATAAGATTTGACTACATtgagtttttgtgtttgcattcacaGTCATTCTTTTTTTAGTCCGGGATGTGTCACATGAGCCCACGGCCACTGGTGCTTTTCAGGGAGCATGATGAGCTGCCACAGAAGTAGACAGGACAGAGCCACAGATTAAAAGAGcaggggaggagaagaagaagagagaccAGGTCCAAAATGTGAGCAGACAGCAGAGAgggggttaaaaaaagaagaaaagaacgCAGAAAAGTAAGGGCTACATAGTAGGAGTTTCATTCTtccaaaatgtgaaattaaaactTACACAAATCAACCCAATGCCCTCCAAAGTATCAACTCATTTCTAGTGTTTATGCTGCCATGATAATGTTGTTAAATGGAAGTAGCTTTTAATCAAGTGGGCAAACAGCCACTTGACTTTCCTTCAATATAATATAAAGTAAGATAAGACGTACTTTCTTAATCCCGCGAGGTGAAATTCAATTTTGCACTGTGTTGTTAAATGtgctacacacacaggctgaaatacacacacatgcacaaacaggatcctatggatatgcactaatggagagatgtcagagagagggggatgcaCACATTGAGCACTCCTGAGCTGTTTGGGGgtttcggtgccttgctcaagggcacctgtgccgtgctcaggaagtgaactgacacctctccagctaccagaccaatttccagatttggtcaaCACTGAGACTTTAACTGGAACCGGCGACCATCCGGTTCCTaaaccaagtccctacagactgactgacttacaatataatgaaatgtatagaatccaataataataataatgtaatatatCATAATATGTGATTTTCCTCGTTTTATGGTTTACTGCTTCACTCTGTGCCCTGTGTAACGGTTGACCCATGAACAGTTTTAAACAGTAATCAAGGAGGCTCATTTCAGAGTTTTTACACTGAGTGATAACAGTCTGAATATAAGCCTGGGGTACATGATTTTTGTTTAAGATGCCTTGGGCAGGTAATTTATGAAACATGACTTGAGTATATGAGCAAAGAGTCAGAGCACACAGTCTTCCAACTTTAACCCTTTTTAGGAAGTTACTGATATAAATAACTGAAGAGtattttgaaatactttttgtGAAAATCGTATGTGGACATAATTCTCTTGCTAAGACAAATAAGCAATCTGCATCTTCTGTTTccaaaaagagtttaaaaaaagaagaaatgaaggtCAACATCGCCTTCTTCTCTTCCACCAGTGAAGTTGGCTCTGCCCTCATTAAACATGAATGCCTGATTGTTCCTGAAGTTTGAACAATAGTGAAATGAATGTGATGTTTTCAATctaaaatgttcaacaaaaggtttttatattattatactaaaACCCTGTTTCCAATTAACTTGGGacattgtgtaaaatgtaaataaaacagaatgtgattattttcaaaacattgaaaaccCATATATCTTctaaaatagcacaaagacaccAAATTGAATAGAGCAAAAAAAGTCAGGACAGGGTCACATTCACCACTGTTGCATCACCTCTTCTTTGAACAACATCAAGAGTTGGGGAACTATTGTAAATTCAACATGGACATTTAGTTTTCCCAAAACAATGACAGTTGATTTGTTAACTTAGTGCTATTTTCAGTTAAATATGGGGTTTCAATGTTTCACTAATCTGTcgttctgtttttattgacaaTGTATACAACATCCCAATTTGTTATGAAACTGTTTTATGACAATGGGCCTGATTTTATAAAGCACATATCACAACAAAGTGCTTCACCACAAGAACAGTGAACACAAAAACGTCAATGGTTAGACAATTTAAGGGCAAGACTTTAAGAAACAAGATTATTAAACAGTAAAATATACACCTCGGATAGCGTCAGGAATGTATTTGTTGAAGGTGTTCaacttcagatgtttttttgccAACATTTCAGGTATTGTAGCTGGTAAGTCGGCCATCAATAGGTGTTTTCGGACCAAACATttttggggactttttgaagaggaactctCCACTAGGGAGTTACCTCAGAACTCCAAaccatggggactttttttctgtctgtcaatGGTGACAGCTGATATGAACCTTAAAAGGACTGCATTTCCTCCTTGCATTAACACTCAACAATACCTAGACATCGTTGTAGGTCCATTTGTCcgtgttttttaatgtatatttttaagaGTTTTTACCGACTGTTATTTACTGATTTTTGCGAAAGTTTACAGCAGGATTTAAAAATGGCGATTGGTGGTAGTGGATTAGCTCTAGTGTTGGACCAATCAACAGACGTatgaaccaatcacagtgcACTTTGCATCACTCCAAAGTCTCTCTTGTACTCTCCATCAGGAGATAAAAAGGTTTGAGGGACTGAAATAGTTCCTGCGGTGTGGCATCAATACAAAACGGCTCCAAGAGTTCCTGGAACTATGAAAAGTCAAGAAATACTGTGAACATATGTTTGTAATAATGAGTTGAAATACTTTTTATAGCCCCCTCGTTTAGGACAGGAGGGTTCTGTGTTCCAGTTTATTTGGAGTAGTGAGTCAATGATTGTGTCAGACACTATAATCACTCTAAAGGTCTGACTGGATAGTTGACCGACATACTGTTTGCACTGGTCTACCTTATGTTGAGAACAATGAAAGCCTGACTACAGTAGAGCCTATTAAATATATCTTCCTGATTCCAGAAGTGATACCACGGtgagagtaaataaataaatcagtccaAACCTAAAAGATAAACTAAACCGAGACATCACTTGCTTCTTCTTAATAGAGCTTTAAAGATCAGTCCAGATGTTTGCATTAGTCTGGAAATCTTTCTACATTTGCAAAGTCATTCTATCACTGCCtgactgtttttattctgagtGTCTTACCTCACTAGAACCTTTGTTTCTTTCATCCCTATGTGTTGATGTGCAAGGATTGACTGTTGGCAGTGTTTATGTTTTGGTTGTCCATCCTGCAGCTGTTGTGTTCTGGTGTCAGTGGTCATCAGTCACTTTTTTCCAGTGACTAAGCATCATGTAGtcctgcaccccccccccccccccccccccccttgttgGGTGTCCTTGGCTTTAGGAAGTCATTCTTTTGACTGCTAGAATCATTAAAAGACTGTGATACCCTGTCTGAAGTTGAAACGTAATGCACCGAATGTTTTCAAAGCTGTATAAAATCGTATAACCTAATACTCGACAAAAGGTTTGAAGGGTTCATTGAACTGTGCGTAGCTCTTCTTGGTTTAAATGCCGAGGTTTAgagtttagggttagggttcaATGGAATAGAAGTAAatgcaaaaaatacaaataaatgaaggtTGGGGGGGGTCTTAGAAGGAGCGCTTCCTGGACTAAACAAAAAGTGTAGGTTCGAGGTGATCTCTGGGTTTGGATACAAACagttgaaaaataacaaaaaactcCAGGGCACTCTCTTTAGAACAACAGAAGTCAATGCAATTTCATttgttgcttttaaaatgacaaaatgtgtaAAACGACATATTTTTACTCCAGCAAATCTACTTACCAATAAGCCAGCAACATCTTTAAAGGGACTATTTCTCCTAAAAAGTCTGATTATCGAAGGTAAATTGGGCATTGCGGGAGGATAACAACTCTATAAAGgataacaatatttaaaaaaataaaaataaatatggaacCTCGATGTTGGGCATtgaatgtgtctctgtgtacaTTAAGGTCAGTGACTGTGTTAACATTAGTTCactttaaaacaatatatttgtTCATTAGTTTCATGGCTTCAAAACATCTTTACTTCTTCAGTTTCTGCAGATTTCATGAAGACTTGTGATGTTGCTAATGAGGCCGGAGCAGCAAGTCATCCAGTGCATCACAGAGTTGAGAGCCATTACCACTCtcccaagagagagagagagagagatagggagagggacgctcagctgctgctgtccATCTGGGTCCCTGGGCAGCACCCTGCTGCTGGCAAAACGAGTGAGAGCAAAGATATGACATACCAAAGAGATAGAGGCACATCATCTAAAAATTGTTTATCTAAAATTCTATAAACATGTATAACACCATTTTCCACAACTGTATTCATAAATTGAAGTAGGCCTATATCACATCTGCAGCTGGACCTCAAAAGTCCAACCCACGCAGTCTAGAAATAGTTcctgtatttttaaatctcaaagtctttttttactCATGGATTGTGTGAAACTTGCAGTTTACCTCATTTCCtacatttaaacatttgctttttgtGCTCTGGGTATCGGCTATTTATCCTGCtagaatgtttattttcttcattgaATTAAATGCATTAGCATAGTGTTAATTAATCAACATATAAGCAAGATGCCTTTATGTAACTGTGCTGGAATTGGTACAATAGCTATATTTTATCCGCAGCCCTTAAACATGTactcacaaaaaacaacaacaaagagtttACAAATAGAGAACACCTTAAAGGACCGTTCAAAGAGGCCGTACACAGAAAAGCTCACAGACTCTTTTACAtagttttattacattaaaaataatggatTTAGATTGAATCAAGCCCATTTCCTTACAGGTAGAGAATATATTTGCTGTATGACCTGCAGGTTGTGATCTAAGGGttcaaaaataaattttaaATTGGTTGACCACTGTAAGGTTAAAAAACCTTATGGATGCGTGTACGATTGTTATTGGTCTGCCCTCAGTTGTCTAAAATGTTATCATGTCAAATGTCCTCGACCTTAATTCCAAGGCAAATGTCAGGGCTTATGCAGGGTGACTCATTATGTGTTTACGGGCTTTGTCTTAATCCAAAATGGCGTCTGCGATTAACCAGATAAACTTACATTTGACGTACCTATAACTATTCTTATGTGGTTCGTATTTGTCGGAGCATTTgcttgtttgttatttttctgtctcgCAGGTCTTCAGTCTAATGTTGACCTGATTCTTGACGTGACCTAGCGAGCTCAGGGTCAGCTAACAGATGACCTCAACAGATCTGGCACTCACAGTCCTGCTAGGCTGTCAGCTAGAGACTTCTCATCACAGGCTCATACTCATATCCTAACCCATCTGTGACCTTTTCAA
Encoded proteins:
- the arl5a gene encoding ADP-ribosylation factor-like protein 5A codes for the protein MGILFTKLWRLFNHQEHKVIIVGLDNAGKTTILYQFSMNEVVHTSPTIGSNVEEIVVNNTHFLMWDIGGQESLRSSWNTYYTNTEFVIVVVDSTDRERISVTKEELYRMLAHEDLRKAGLLIFANKQDVKGCMSVAEISQSLQLTSVKDHQWHIQACCALTGEGLCQGLEWMMSRLRVR